One Prunus dulcis unplaced genomic scaffold, ALMONDv2, whole genome shotgun sequence DNA window includes the following coding sequences:
- the LOC117613387 gene encoding agamous-like MADS-box protein MADS1, which translates to MIVRFYLVVFLLSLCSVRATIDRYKKACTDSTNGGSVSEANTQFYQQESSKLRRQIREIQNSNRHILGEALSTLNIKELKNLEGRLEKGISRIRSKKNEMLFAEIEFMQKREIDLQNHNNYLRAKIAENERAQQQQTNMIQGTSYDQSMPSQSYDRNFLPVILEANNNNNNNHYSRHDQTALQLV; encoded by the exons ATGATCGTAAGGTTTTACCTTGTTGTCTTTCTTCTTTCACTTTGCAGCGTTAGAGCAACGATTGATAGGTACAAAAAAGCATGTACTGATTCTACGAATGGTGGATCTGTTTCTGAAGCTAACACTCAG TTTTATCAGCAGGAATCATCTAAATTACGAAGACAGATTCGCGAAATCCAGAACTCAAACAG GCATATACTGGGTGAAGCTCTTAGCACTTTGAACATCAAGGAACTCAAGAACCTAGAAGGAAGACTGGAGAAAGGGATCAGCAGGATAAGATCCAAAAAG AACGAAATGCTGTTTGCTGAAATCGAATTTATGCAAAAGAGG GAGATCGACCTGCAAAACCATAACAATTATCTGAGAGCaaag ATAGCTGAAAATGAGAGGGCACAACAGCAGCAAACAAATATGATTCAAGGAACTTCTTATGATCAGTCAATGCCTTCACAGTCATACGACAGGAACTTCCTCCCTGTAATCTTGGAGgcgaataataataataataataaccattACTCTCGCCATGACCAGACAGCTCTCCAACTTGT TTGA